One window of Klebsiella quasivariicola genomic DNA carries:
- the catC gene encoding muconolactone Delta-isomerase, with protein MLFKVDMTVNIPPGFPAAEAEEIKQREKAYSQQLQREGKWRHIWRVAGLYANVSIFDVKDAEELHQILMGLPLYPFMAIKVEALCRHPSSIRDDDR; from the coding sequence ATGTTATTTAAAGTGGATATGACCGTCAATATTCCGCCTGGCTTTCCCGCCGCCGAGGCGGAGGAAATTAAACAACGCGAAAAAGCCTATTCGCAACAATTACAGCGGGAAGGCAAATGGCGACATATCTGGCGCGTCGCCGGCCTTTACGCCAATGTCAGTATTTTCGATGTTAAAGATGCCGAAGAGTTGCATCAAATATTAATGGGATTACCGCTCTATCCCTTTATGGCGATAAAAGTGGAAGCTCTGTGTCGTCATCCGTCATCAATTCGCGATGACGATCGCTAA
- the catA gene encoding catechol 1,2-dioxygenase translates to MSNVFVQQPAIQKLLRDSAGLDVAGGDERFKAIVHRLLENICTLIDDYNVTEEEFWHAVNYLHELGGRQEAALLAAGLGLEHFLDLRQDAIDAAAHRETGTPRTIEGPLYVANAPLADGHARMDDGADAGEVMWLHGQVKDNQGQPIANAIVDIWHANTLGNYSFFDQSQSEYNLRRRIRTGADGRYSVRSIMPSGYGCPPDGPTQKLLDQLGRHGNRPAHIHFFVSAPGHKHLTSQINLNGDKYLWDDFAFATRDGLIADPVKVTDREIIAQRHLEGEHTEVCFDFTLCKALSADEEQRGTRLRAKE, encoded by the coding sequence ATGAGTAATGTATTCGTACAACAGCCTGCTATTCAGAAATTATTACGCGACAGTGCCGGATTAGATGTTGCCGGCGGCGATGAACGTTTTAAGGCGATTGTTCATCGTCTGCTGGAAAATATTTGCACCCTCATTGACGACTATAACGTCACGGAAGAAGAGTTCTGGCACGCGGTAAACTATCTGCATGAGCTGGGGGGACGTCAGGAGGCGGCGCTGCTGGCGGCGGGCCTGGGCCTGGAACATTTCCTCGACCTTCGCCAGGACGCCATCGACGCGGCGGCGCATCGGGAAACCGGCACTCCGCGCACCATTGAAGGGCCGCTGTACGTGGCCAATGCGCCGCTGGCCGACGGCCACGCCCGCATGGATGACGGTGCCGACGCCGGGGAAGTGATGTGGCTGCACGGTCAGGTTAAAGATAACCAGGGCCAGCCGATAGCCAATGCCATTGTTGATATCTGGCACGCCAACACCCTCGGCAATTACTCGTTCTTCGATCAAAGCCAGAGCGAGTACAACCTGCGGCGGCGGATCCGCACCGGCGCCGATGGCCGCTACAGTGTGCGCAGCATCATGCCCTCCGGCTACGGCTGTCCGCCGGATGGCCCAACCCAGAAGCTACTGGACCAGTTAGGCCGCCACGGCAACCGTCCGGCGCACATTCACTTCTTCGTCTCCGCCCCGGGGCATAAGCATCTGACCAGCCAGATTAACCTCAATGGCGATAAATACCTGTGGGACGATTTTGCCTTTGCCACCCGCGACGGCCTGATTGCTGACCCGGTAAAAGTGACCGACCGCGAGATCATCGCGCAGCGCCATCTTGAGGGAGAGCACACCGAGGTCTGTTTTGATTTCACTCTGTGTAAAGCGCTGAGCGCCGACGAAGAGCAGCGCGGCACCCGCCTGCGCGCTAAAGAGTAA
- a CDS encoding Rieske 2Fe-2S domain-containing protein, protein MQKTLSTLKDKINNALIVDRENHIYRCHRSIFTDPQLFEFEMKHIFEGNWVFLAHESQIPEPGDYYTLTLGRQPVIITRDKKNELHALINSCAHRGAMLCRRKTGNKNSFTCPFHGWTFSNNGKLLKAKDESTGGYPPSFKQDGSHDLQKLPRFQSYRGFLFGSLNADVQPLEAYLGETSKIIDLIVDQAPEGLEVLKGSSSYVYEGNWKLGAENGADGYHVSVVHWNYASTMSRRNYEAEGTHAVDANGWSKSLGGGYGFDNGHMLLWTRALNPEVRPVYAHRERLLAEFGELRADQMVNETRNLCLYPNVYLMDQFSTQIRVIRPIAVDKTEVTIWCFGPKGESDQARALRIRQYEDFFNVSGMGTPDDLEEFSACQRGYLGENLPWSDLSRGALHWVDGADEHAQHAGFSPRLSGVKSEDEALYIAHHHHWQTLMLAAIEQEQQRYEQSITQRVEVA, encoded by the coding sequence ATGCAAAAAACGCTCTCGACGCTCAAAGACAAAATCAATAATGCCTTAATTGTCGACCGGGAAAATCATATTTACCGCTGCCATCGCTCTATATTTACCGACCCGCAGCTGTTTGAATTTGAAATGAAGCATATTTTCGAAGGTAACTGGGTATTTCTTGCCCATGAAAGCCAAATTCCCGAGCCGGGTGATTATTATACCCTGACGCTGGGCCGTCAGCCGGTCATTATTACCCGCGATAAAAAGAATGAGCTGCATGCGTTAATTAACAGCTGTGCTCACCGCGGTGCCATGTTATGTCGCCGCAAAACCGGCAATAAAAATTCGTTCACCTGTCCGTTCCACGGCTGGACCTTTAGCAATAATGGCAAATTATTAAAAGCCAAAGACGAGAGCACTGGCGGTTATCCGCCGAGCTTTAAACAGGACGGTTCCCACGACCTGCAAAAGCTGCCGCGTTTTCAGTCCTATCGTGGTTTCTTATTTGGCAGCCTCAATGCCGACGTGCAGCCGCTGGAGGCCTATCTCGGAGAAACCAGCAAAATCATCGATCTGATCGTCGACCAGGCGCCGGAGGGGCTGGAAGTCCTCAAGGGCTCGTCGAGCTATGTGTATGAGGGCAACTGGAAACTGGGCGCGGAAAACGGTGCCGATGGCTATCACGTCAGCGTGGTGCACTGGAACTACGCCTCGACCATGTCACGCCGCAACTATGAAGCGGAAGGGACGCACGCGGTGGATGCCAACGGCTGGTCTAAAAGCCTCGGCGGGGGCTACGGATTCGATAATGGCCATATGCTGCTGTGGACCCGGGCGCTCAACCCGGAAGTGCGCCCGGTCTATGCCCACCGCGAGCGCCTGCTGGCGGAATTCGGCGAACTACGCGCCGACCAGATGGTCAACGAAACCCGCAACCTGTGTCTGTACCCCAATGTCTACCTGATGGATCAGTTCTCGACCCAAATCCGCGTGATCCGTCCCATTGCGGTGGATAAAACCGAAGTCACCATCTGGTGCTTCGGGCCGAAAGGGGAATCCGACCAGGCGCGGGCCCTGCGTATCCGCCAGTACGAGGATTTCTTTAACGTCAGCGGCATGGGGACGCCGGACGACCTCGAAGAGTTCAGCGCCTGCCAGCGCGGCTATCTCGGCGAAAATCTTCCGTGGAGCGATCTCAGCCGCGGCGCGCTGCACTGGGTCGACGGCGCGGATGAGCATGCGCAACATGCCGGCTTTTCGCCGCGGTTAAGCGGGGTGAAATCGGAGGACGAAGCGCTGTACATCGCCCATCACCACCACTGGCAGACGCTGATGCTGGCGGCCATTGAACAGGAACAGCAGCGTTATGAACAGTCGATTACTCAGCGCGTGGAGGTGGCCTGA
- the benB gene encoding benzoate 1,2-dioxygenase small subunit codes for MLNLEQVRQFLYYEARLLDDRQWDEWLSCYSPQVVYWMPAWGDDDQLTRDPQKEISLIYYPNREGLEDRVYRIKTERSGASTPEPRTTHIISNVELLGENDEGLEVRYSWVTWSYRYQHTDAYFGSTCCTLTEQDGRPQIVRKTVRLNNDYIRQVIDVYHI; via the coding sequence ATGCTTAACCTCGAACAGGTTCGCCAGTTTCTCTACTACGAAGCCCGTCTGCTGGACGATCGTCAGTGGGACGAATGGCTCAGCTGCTACAGCCCGCAGGTAGTCTACTGGATGCCGGCGTGGGGCGACGACGACCAGCTGACCCGCGACCCGCAAAAAGAGATTTCGCTTATCTACTATCCCAACCGCGAAGGGCTGGAGGATCGCGTCTACCGCATTAAAACCGAGCGCTCCGGGGCCAGCACGCCGGAGCCGCGGACCACCCACATTATCAGCAACGTTGAGCTACTGGGGGAAAATGACGAGGGGCTGGAGGTGCGTTACAGCTGGGTCACCTGGAGCTATCGCTATCAGCACACGGATGCTTATTTCGGCTCAACCTGCTGCACACTGACCGAGCAGGACGGCAGACCGCAGATCGTGCGCAAAACCGTGCGCCTGAACAACGACTATATCCGTCAGGTGATTGACGTTTACCACATTTAA
- a CDS encoding 1,6-dihydroxycyclohexa-2,4-diene-1-carboxylate dehydrogenase: MRFSDKVVAITGAAQGIGRQTAEQAAAEGAALLLIDRSSYVHELAATLAQSGCPVLALEADLEAWESTEQAFAAGVAHFGRLDVLINNVGGTIWARPFAEYQPEQIEKEIRRSLFPTLWGCRAALPWMLKQGKGSIVNISSVATAGVNRVPYSAAKGGVNALTRSIAMEYSGSGIRINAVAPGGTEAPPRLTPRNEEQPSEQEKAWYQQVVDQTVASSLQHRYGTLAEQANAILFLASDEASYITGVTLPVAGGDLG, translated from the coding sequence ATGCGTTTTAGCGATAAAGTGGTCGCCATCACCGGCGCGGCCCAGGGCATTGGCCGCCAGACGGCGGAGCAGGCGGCCGCAGAAGGCGCGGCCCTGCTGCTCATCGATCGCTCGTCCTATGTCCATGAGCTGGCGGCGACGCTGGCGCAATCCGGCTGTCCGGTGCTGGCGCTGGAGGCGGATCTGGAAGCGTGGGAAAGTACCGAGCAGGCGTTTGCCGCGGGCGTCGCGCATTTTGGCCGCCTCGACGTGCTGATCAACAACGTTGGGGGCACCATCTGGGCGCGGCCCTTTGCCGAATACCAACCGGAGCAGATTGAGAAAGAGATCCGCCGCTCGCTGTTTCCTACCCTGTGGGGCTGCCGCGCGGCGCTGCCGTGGATGCTGAAGCAGGGCAAAGGCAGCATTGTCAATATCTCGTCGGTGGCGACGGCAGGGGTGAACCGGGTGCCTTACTCGGCGGCGAAAGGCGGCGTTAACGCGCTGACCCGGTCGATTGCCATGGAGTACAGCGGCAGCGGTATTCGGATTAACGCCGTGGCGCCGGGCGGGACCGAGGCGCCGCCGCGCCTGACGCCGCGTAACGAAGAGCAGCCGAGCGAGCAGGAGAAGGCGTGGTATCAACAGGTGGTCGATCAGACGGTGGCGAGCAGCCTGCAGCACCGCTACGGCACGCTGGCGGAACAGGCGAACGCGATCCTGTTTCTCGCCAGCGATGAGGCCAGCTATATCACCGGCGTCACGCTGCCGGTGGCCGGGGGCGATCTCGGCTAA
- the yddG gene encoding aromatic amino acid DMT transporter YddG — MEKKRATTIGFAAIILWSTMVGLIRGVSEGLGPVGGAAMIYSLSGLLLIFTVGFPNLRQIPRRYLLAGSVLFVSYEICLALSLGYAASRQQAIEVGMVNYLWPSLTILFAILFNGQKSSWLVIPGLLLALLGVGWVLGGEHGLQLDEIISNVISSPLSYLLAFVGAFIWAAYCTVTAKYARGKNAITLFVLLTALTLWLKFLATPQPPMIFSWPVSIKLLTVSVALGLAYAAWNVGILHGNVSLLAAASYFTPVLSSALAAILLSAALSWSFWQGAGMVCLGSLLCWYATRR, encoded by the coding sequence ATGGAGAAAAAGAGAGCCACGACGATCGGCTTCGCCGCCATTATCTTATGGAGCACGATGGTCGGGTTGATCCGCGGCGTCAGCGAAGGACTGGGACCGGTTGGCGGCGCGGCGATGATTTATAGCCTCAGCGGCCTGCTGCTGATTTTTACCGTCGGTTTTCCCAATCTGCGCCAGATCCCGCGGCGCTATCTGCTGGCCGGCAGCGTGCTGTTCGTCAGCTATGAAATCTGCCTCGCGCTGTCGCTGGGCTATGCCGCCAGCCGCCAGCAGGCCATTGAGGTGGGGATGGTCAATTACCTGTGGCCCAGCCTGACGATTTTGTTCGCCATCCTGTTTAACGGCCAGAAAAGCAGCTGGCTGGTGATCCCCGGCCTGCTTCTCGCCCTGCTCGGCGTGGGCTGGGTGTTGGGCGGTGAGCACGGCCTGCAGTTGGACGAGATTATCAGCAACGTCATCTCCAGCCCGCTCAGCTATCTGCTGGCCTTTGTCGGGGCGTTTATCTGGGCTGCCTACTGCACGGTGACGGCCAAATATGCCCGCGGTAAAAACGCCATTACGCTGTTCGTCCTGTTAACCGCCCTGACGCTGTGGCTGAAGTTTCTCGCCACACCGCAGCCACCCATGATCTTTAGCTGGCCGGTAAGCATCAAGCTGCTGACCGTTTCGGTGGCCCTTGGCCTGGCCTACGCGGCGTGGAACGTGGGGATCCTGCACGGCAACGTCAGCCTGCTGGCGGCGGCGTCGTACTTTACGCCGGTACTCTCCTCTGCGCTGGCGGCGATCCTGCTGAGTGCGGCCCTGTCGTGGTCATTCTGGCAGGGCGCCGGGATGGTGTGTCTCGGCTCCCTGCTCTGCTGGTATGCTACCCGGCGTTAG
- the fdnG gene encoding formate dehydrogenase-N subunit alpha encodes MDVSRRKFFKICAGGMAGTTAAALGFAPKMALAQARNYKLLRAKEIRNTCTYCSVGCGLLMYSLGDGAKNAKEAIYHIEGDPDHPVSRGALCPKGAGLLDYVHSENRLRYPQYRAPGSDKWQRISWDEAFSRIARLMKADRDANFIEKNEQGVTVNRWLSTGMLCASAASNETGMLTQKFVRSLGMLAVDNQARVUHGPTVASLAPTFGRGAMTNHWVDIKNANVVVVMGGNAAEAHPVGFRWAMEAKNNNDATLIVVDPRFTRTASVADIYAPIRSGTDITFLSGVLLYLIENNKINAEYVKHYTNASLLVRDDFAFEEGLFSGYDAQKRQYDKSSWNYQFDENGYAKRDETLSHPRCVWNLLRQHVSRYTPEVVENICGTPKADFLKVCEVLASTSAADRTTTFLYALGWTQHTVGAQNIRTMAMIQLLLGNMGMAGGGVNALRGHSNIQGLTDLGLLSTSLPGYLTLPSDKQADLQSYLSANTPKATLPGQVNYWSNYPKFFVSLMKSFYGEAAQKENDWGFNWLPKWDQAYDVIKYFNMMDNGNVTGYICQGFNPVASFPDKNKVVRSLSKLKYMVVIDPLVTETSTFWQNHGESNDVDPAAIQTEVFRLPSTCFAEEDGSIANSGRWLQWHWKGQDAPGEARNDGEILAGIYHCLRELYRREGGKGAEPLLKMSWSYKQPDHPESEEVAKENNGYALADLYDGNGVLLAKKGQLLNSFALLRDDGSTASSCWIYTGCWTEQGNQMANRDNADPSGLGNTLGWAWAWPLNRRVLYNRASADINGKPWDAKRMLIQWNGSKWVGNDIPDFNTAPPGSNTGPFIMQQEGLGRLFALDKLAEGPFPEHYEPMETPLGTNPLHPKVVSSPVVRLYEEDAIRLGKKDTFPYVGTTYRLTEHFHTWTKHALLNAIAQPEQFVEISEGLAKSKGIANGDWVKVSSKRGFIRAVAVVTRRLRTLNVNGQPVETVGIPLHWGFEGVARKGYIANTLTPNVGDSNSQTPEYKAFLVNIEKA; translated from the coding sequence ATGGACGTCAGCCGCAGAAAATTCTTTAAGATCTGCGCAGGCGGTATGGCCGGAACCACAGCCGCCGCTCTGGGTTTTGCCCCCAAAATGGCGCTGGCTCAGGCACGCAACTATAAACTGCTGCGAGCGAAAGAGATCCGCAACACCTGCACCTACTGCTCCGTGGGCTGCGGGCTATTAATGTATAGCCTCGGCGACGGCGCGAAAAACGCCAAAGAAGCGATTTACCATATCGAAGGGGACCCGGACCATCCGGTGAGCCGGGGCGCACTGTGCCCGAAAGGCGCCGGCCTGCTGGACTATGTCCACAGCGAAAACCGTCTGCGTTATCCGCAATACCGCGCGCCGGGCTCGGATAAATGGCAGCGCATCTCCTGGGATGAAGCCTTTAGCCGTATCGCCCGACTGATGAAAGCCGACCGTGACGCTAACTTTATTGAAAAGAACGAGCAGGGCGTCACGGTTAACCGCTGGCTTTCCACCGGGATGCTGTGCGCCTCGGCGGCAAGCAATGAGACCGGCATGCTGACGCAAAAATTCGTGCGCTCGCTGGGTATGCTGGCGGTAGACAACCAGGCGCGCGTCTGACACGGACCAACGGTAGCAAGTCTTGCTCCAACATTTGGTCGCGGTGCGATGACCAACCACTGGGTTGATATCAAAAACGCCAACGTCGTGGTGGTGATGGGCGGTAACGCCGCCGAAGCCCATCCGGTGGGTTTCCGCTGGGCGATGGAAGCGAAAAATAATAACGATGCTACGCTTATCGTCGTTGACCCGCGCTTTACGCGCACGGCCTCGGTGGCCGATATCTATGCGCCGATTCGTTCCGGTACCGACATTACCTTCCTGTCGGGCGTGCTGCTGTACCTGATCGAAAATAATAAGATCAATGCCGAGTACGTGAAGCATTACACCAATGCCAGCCTGCTGGTGCGGGATGATTTTGCCTTCGAAGAGGGCCTGTTCAGCGGCTACGATGCGCAAAAACGCCAGTACGATAAATCGTCCTGGAACTACCAGTTCGATGAAAACGGCTACGCCAAACGCGATGAAACGCTCAGCCACCCGCGCTGCGTGTGGAATCTGCTCAGGCAGCATGTTTCCCGCTACACGCCGGAAGTGGTCGAAAACATCTGCGGTACGCCGAAAGCGGACTTCCTTAAAGTGTGTGAGGTGCTGGCGTCAACCAGCGCTGCAGACCGCACCACCACCTTCCTGTATGCCCTGGGCTGGACGCAGCACACCGTCGGCGCGCAGAACATCCGCACCATGGCGATGATTCAGCTGCTGCTCGGCAACATGGGCATGGCCGGCGGCGGCGTCAATGCCCTGCGCGGCCACTCCAACATTCAGGGGCTGACCGATTTGGGCCTGCTGTCGACCAGCCTGCCGGGCTATTTGACGCTGCCATCGGACAAACAGGCCGACCTGCAAAGCTACCTCAGCGCCAACACGCCAAAGGCGACGCTACCCGGGCAGGTGAACTACTGGAGCAATTACCCGAAATTTTTCGTCAGCCTGATGAAGTCGTTCTACGGTGAGGCGGCGCAGAAAGAGAACGACTGGGGCTTCAACTGGCTGCCGAAATGGGATCAGGCCTACGACGTTATCAAGTATTTCAATATGATGGATAACGGCAACGTCACCGGCTACATCTGCCAGGGCTTCAACCCGGTGGCGTCCTTCCCGGACAAAAACAAAGTGGTGCGTAGTCTCAGTAAGCTGAAATATATGGTGGTTATCGATCCGCTGGTGACCGAGACCTCCACCTTCTGGCAGAACCACGGCGAGTCTAATGATGTCGACCCGGCTGCGATTCAGACCGAAGTCTTCCGTCTGCCGTCGACCTGCTTTGCCGAAGAAGATGGTTCGATCGCCAACTCCGGCCGCTGGCTGCAGTGGCACTGGAAAGGCCAGGACGCGCCGGGGGAAGCGCGCAACGATGGCGAAATCCTGGCCGGGATCTATCACTGTTTGCGCGAGCTGTACCGTCGCGAAGGTGGCAAGGGCGCGGAACCGTTGCTGAAAATGAGCTGGAGTTATAAGCAGCCAGATCATCCGGAATCGGAAGAGGTTGCAAAAGAGAACAACGGCTACGCGCTGGCGGATCTCTACGATGGCAATGGGGTGCTGCTGGCGAAAAAAGGGCAACTGCTCAATAGCTTCGCGCTGCTGCGCGATGACGGCAGCACCGCGTCATCTTGCTGGATCTACACCGGCTGCTGGACCGAGCAGGGTAACCAGATGGCGAATCGCGATAACGCCGATCCTTCGGGCCTGGGCAATACGCTCGGCTGGGCCTGGGCGTGGCCGCTCAATCGCCGGGTGTTGTATAACCGCGCCTCAGCCGATATCAACGGCAAGCCGTGGGATGCGAAGCGGATGCTGATCCAGTGGAACGGCAGTAAGTGGGTCGGGAATGATATTCCGGACTTCAATACCGCGCCGCCGGGGAGCAACACCGGGCCGTTTATCATGCAGCAGGAGGGCCTGGGGCGCCTGTTTGCGCTCGATAAACTGGCGGAGGGGCCATTCCCGGAACACTACGAGCCGATGGAAACGCCGCTTGGCACCAACCCGCTGCACCCGAAGGTGGTCTCCAGCCCGGTGGTGCGGTTGTATGAAGAGGACGCCATTCGCTTAGGTAAGAAGGATACGTTCCCGTATGTCGGGACCACCTATCGCCTGACCGAACACTTCCATACCTGGACCAAGCATGCGCTGCTTAATGCGATTGCGCAGCCGGAACAGTTTGTCGAAATCAGCGAAGGGCTGGCGAAAAGCAAAGGTATCGCTAACGGCGACTGGGTGAAAGTCAGCAGCAAACGCGGCTTTATTCGCGCGGTTGCCGTGGTGACCCGCCGACTGCGCACGCTGAACGTCAACGGCCAGCCGGTGGAGACCGTCGGGATCCCGCTGCACTGGGGGTTTGAAGGTGTGGCCCGCAAAGGCTATATCGCCAACACCCTGACGCCTAACGTCGGCGATTCCAACTCGCAAACGCCGGAGTATAAGGCGTTTTTGGTCAACATCGAGAAAGCGTAA
- the fdxH gene encoding formate dehydrogenase subunit beta encodes MAMETQDIIKRSATNPITPAPRARDYKAEVAKLIDVSSCVGCKACQVACSEWNDIRDEVGHCVGVYDNPADLSAKSWTVMRFSETEQNGKLEWLIRKDGCMHCEDPGCLKACPSAGAIIQYANGIVDFQQENCIGCGYCIAGCPFNVPRLNKEDNRVYKCTLCVDRVSVGQEPACVKTCPTGAIHFGTKKEMLEVAQERVDKLKKRGYANAGIYNPPGVGGTHVMYVLHHADQPELYHKLPKEPQIDTSISLWKGALKPLAAAGFIATFAGLIYHYIGIGPNKEVDDDEEEHDE; translated from the coding sequence ATGGCGATGGAAACACAAGACATTATTAAACGCTCCGCGACCAACCCGATCACCCCCGCGCCGCGCGCGCGGGACTATAAGGCGGAAGTCGCCAAGCTTATCGATGTCTCCTCCTGCGTGGGCTGTAAAGCCTGCCAGGTGGCCTGTTCCGAGTGGAATGATATCCGCGATGAAGTGGGGCACTGCGTCGGCGTGTACGACAACCCGGCGGATCTCAGCGCCAAATCCTGGACGGTAATGCGCTTTAGCGAGACCGAACAGAACGGCAAGCTGGAGTGGCTTATCCGCAAGGATGGCTGTATGCACTGCGAAGATCCGGGCTGCCTGAAGGCCTGTCCGTCCGCCGGGGCGATTATTCAGTACGCCAACGGCATCGTCGATTTCCAGCAGGAAAACTGCATCGGCTGCGGCTACTGCATTGCCGGGTGTCCGTTTAACGTCCCGCGTCTTAATAAAGAGGATAACCGGGTCTATAAATGCACCTTGTGCGTGGACAGGGTCAGCGTTGGTCAGGAGCCGGCCTGCGTGAAAACCTGTCCTACCGGCGCTATCCACTTTGGCACGAAAAAAGAGATGCTGGAGGTGGCGCAGGAGCGGGTGGATAAGCTTAAAAAACGCGGTTATGCCAACGCCGGGATTTACAACCCGCCGGGCGTCGGCGGCACCCACGTGATGTACGTCCTGCATCATGCCGACCAGCCGGAGCTGTATCACAAGCTGCCGAAGGAACCGCAGATCGATACCAGTATCAGTCTGTGGAAGGGGGCGCTTAAACCGCTGGCGGCCGCGGGCTTTATCGCCACCTTTGCCGGACTGATTTACCACTACATCGGTATCGGTCCGAACAAGGAAGTTGACGATGACGAGGAGGAGCATGATGAGTAA
- the fdnI gene encoding formate dehydrogenase-N subunit gamma: MSKSKMIVRTTFIDRACHWTVVIGFFLVALSGISFFFPTLQWLTETFGTPQMGRILHPFFGVLIFVALMFMFVRFVHHNIPDKQDIPWLKGIVEVLKGNEHKVARVGKYNAGQKMMFWTIMSMIFVLLVTGVIIWRPYFAPYFPIQVIRYSLLIHATSAIILIHAILIHMYMAFWVKGSIKGMIEGKVSRRWAKKHHPRWYRDVERLEAMKESREGMK, translated from the coding sequence ATGAGTAAATCGAAGATGATTGTGCGCACAACGTTTATCGACCGCGCCTGTCACTGGACGGTAGTGATCGGTTTCTTCCTCGTGGCGCTGTCGGGAATTTCGTTCTTCTTCCCGACGCTGCAGTGGCTAACGGAAACCTTCGGCACGCCGCAGATGGGGCGTATCCTGCACCCGTTTTTCGGGGTGCTGATTTTTGTCGCGCTGATGTTTATGTTTGTGCGTTTTGTGCACCACAATATTCCGGATAAGCAGGATATTCCCTGGCTGAAGGGCATTGTGGAGGTGCTGAAAGGCAACGAACATAAGGTTGCGCGGGTCGGTAAATATAACGCCGGGCAGAAGATGATGTTCTGGACCATCATGAGCATGATTTTCGTGCTGCTGGTGACCGGAGTGATTATCTGGCGGCCGTATTTTGCGCCGTATTTTCCGATTCAGGTCATTCGTTACAGCCTGCTGATCCATGCCACCTCGGCGATTATCCTGATCCACGCCATCCTTATCCATATGTATATGGCATTCTGGGTCAAAGGGTCGATTAAGGGGATGATTGAGGGTAAGGTCAGCCGCCGCTGGGCGAAGAAACACCACCCGCGCTGGTATCGTGATGTCGAACGCCTGGAAGCGATGAAAGAGAGTCGCGAAGGGATGAAGTAA
- a CDS encoding CcdB family protein: MMLEQFNVYRNCSAQTNKTLPYYMIVQNDYYADLATRVIIPLMRPQQLPRWHQHVVPRINIEFDSFLLCTPMISNLNNKRIQPQDFVCNLNHARQGVIDSIDTLITNS, translated from the coding sequence ATGATGCTTGAACAATTCAATGTTTATCGGAATTGTTCTGCTCAGACAAATAAAACCCTGCCGTATTATATGATCGTGCAGAATGATTATTATGCAGACCTGGCCACGAGAGTCATTATTCCTTTAATGCGACCACAACAGTTACCACGCTGGCATCAGCATGTCGTACCAAGGATAAATATAGAATTTGACAGCTTTTTACTTTGTACGCCAATGATTAGTAACTTAAATAATAAACGGATCCAGCCACAGGATTTCGTCTGCAATCTGAATCATGCGCGCCAGGGCGTTATCGATTCAATCGATACACTTATCACGAACTCCTGA
- the ppk2 gene encoding polyphosphate kinase 2 produces MGNKKSGNPVDTAAKIAPLDNKAYEKALRKLHVELVKLQRWVVHKGLKVCIVFEGRDGAGKGGTIKAITERVSPRIFRVVALPSPTEREKSQLYFQRYIKHLPAAGEIVIFDRSWYNRAGVERVMGFCTPEEVQKFLDGAPMVERGMVESGIILLKYWLEVSPQEQERRLRDRIDDGRKIWKLSPMDIKSFNRWDEYTAARDAMFAATDTAWAPWFVARSEDKKRVRLNIITHLLSQIPYEALPVEHVTLPKRKIGKMKQTNFPFRFIPEKF; encoded by the coding sequence ATGGGCAACAAGAAAAGCGGTAATCCGGTCGACACGGCGGCAAAAATCGCGCCGCTCGACAACAAAGCGTATGAGAAAGCGCTGCGCAAACTCCACGTTGAGCTGGTGAAACTGCAGCGCTGGGTGGTGCATAAGGGACTGAAAGTATGCATTGTCTTTGAAGGCCGGGACGGCGCCGGGAAAGGCGGCACCATTAAGGCGATCACCGAGCGCGTCAGCCCGCGTATCTTCCGGGTCGTGGCCTTACCCTCGCCCACCGAGCGCGAAAAAAGCCAGCTCTATTTTCAGCGCTATATCAAGCATCTCCCGGCGGCCGGCGAGATCGTGATTTTCGATCGCAGCTGGTACAACCGCGCCGGCGTTGAGCGGGTGATGGGCTTTTGTACGCCGGAAGAGGTACAGAAGTTTCTCGACGGCGCGCCGATGGTGGAGCGAGGTATGGTCGAATCGGGCATTATTCTGCTCAAGTACTGGCTGGAGGTCTCGCCGCAGGAGCAGGAGCGCCGCCTGCGGGATCGCATCGACGACGGGCGTAAAATCTGGAAGCTCTCGCCGATGGACATCAAATCTTTCAACCGCTGGGATGAATATACCGCCGCCCGCGACGCCATGTTCGCCGCCACCGACACCGCCTGGGCGCCGTGGTTCGTCGCCCGTTCAGAAGATAAAAAGCGCGTGCGTCTGAATATCATTACCCATCTGCTGTCGCAGATCCCGTATGAAGCGTTACCGGTGGAGCATGTGACGCTGCCGAAGCGCAAAATTGGCAAAATGAAACAGACCAATTTCCCCTTCCGCTTTATTCCAGAGAAGTTTTGA